The segment CGTCACATATTAGTCAGTTTGAGATCCGCAGCAACAGTCAATTGGCCCCGTATCATAGCAGCTAATAGATTCGTAAACACTTGTTAccgcattttcttttcattcacTGGCTTGACAGGTCAAGAGGCAAAGGGCTGTGGGGGTGACAACGTGCACGTTTACATTCAGACGAAGAATATCCAACCCACCATTCTTCCCTCCCACTCCCCTTAAAACCATCCACATCCCTCAACGAAAGAAAGGAAACCATACGTCCCATTTTCATTCGTTTTCTTTAATCTACAATCGTTCTTGCTTTCGATACCCTTTCTGCACACCCTACCAATATCTAGATCCCATCGAACACATCCCCTTTTATTGCAACAATgtggtatgtatatatgcacTGGAAATGCCTGCTATCTTTCGAGGACGAGGACATCAGACATTTGACCATCTAACTGACCATCTTCGCAGTGGAATCTTCGGATACATTAATTACTTGGTGGAGAAGGACAGAAAGTACATTCTTGACACACTTGTCAATGGTAAGATGCCCAAACTGCCCCTCCTTTTGACTGAGGTGTTACATATACCGCCATTTCAGCCAACAATGTCTTTCAACACTCGCACAGCTGCCATCAACTCTTTGGGATCTGCCAGTTAACAATCTGCAATCTATAGGTCTTTCGCGCCTTGAATACCGTGGTTACGATTCTGCTGGTCTCGCCATCGATGGAGacaaaaagaatgaagtCTTTGCATTCAAGGAGGTCGGCAAAGTTGCAAAGTTGAAGGCTCTCATCGAGCAAGAGAAGCCAGATCTCACCAAGGTTTTCGATTCCCACGCCGGTATTGCACACACCAGATGGGCTACTCACGGTCCTCCATCTCGTCTTAATTGCCATCCTCACAGGTATGTAAAGCTATTGCAGGATCCCTATACATTGCTGATGTGAGATTTGCAGATCTGACCCCTCCTGGCAATTCTCGGTCGTACACAATGGTATCATCACCAATTACAAGGAGTTGAAGACTCTGTTGACATCAAAGGGCTTCAAGTTTGAGACCGAGACCGACACAGAATGCATTGCCAAGCTTGCAAAATACCTTTACGACCAGCACCCAACAATTGGCTTTACGGATTTGGCAAAGGCAGTCATCAAGGAATTGCAAGGTGCTTTTGGTCTTCTGATGAAGTCAGTACACTATCCACACGAGGTTATTGCTGCACGTAAGGGTTCGCCCTTGGTCATTGGTGTACGAACAGAGAAGCGCATGAAggttgattttgttgatgtCGAATACGCTGAGGACGGACCATTACCAGCCGAAAAAGCTTCACAAAATGCTGCTTTGAAGAAATCCAACGTTGGAAATTTCCTCTCCGCTAGCAATGCTCTTGCTCCAGCAGACAAGTCCTTGTTGCACAGATCCCAATCTCGTGCCTTCATGACTGATGATGGAGCTCCAATGCCAACCGAGTTTTTCCTCTCTTCAGATCCTTCTGCTATCGTCGAGCACACCAAGAAGGTCATGTACCTTGAGGACGATGATATCGCTCACATCCATGAGGGTTCCTTGAACATCCACAGACTCACCAAGGTTGATGGCTCATCCAATGTCCGCACAATCCAAACTCTTGAGTTGGAACTCCAAGAAATCATGAAGGGTAAATTCGACCATTTCATGCAAAAGGAGATTTTCGAACAACCAGAATCAGTCATCAACACAATGAGAGGACGCTTGGATGTCGAGAACAAGACGGTTACACTCGGTGGTTTGAGATCATACATTGCCACTATCCGACGTTGCAGAAGAATCATATTCATCGCTTGTGGTACTAGTTATCACTCTTGCATGGCGGTTCGTGGTGCTTTCGAAGAGTTGACTGAAATTCCAATTGCCGTCGAGTTGGCCTCGGATTTCCTCGATAGACAAGCACCCGTCTTCCGTGATGACACTTGTGTTTTCGTTTCTCAATCTGGTGAGACTGCAGATTCCTTGATGGCTCTCCGATACTGCTTAGAGCGTGGTGCGTTGACCGTCGGCATTGTCAATGTTGTCGgctcctccatctccctcctcacTCACTGTGGTGTCCATGTCAACGCCGGTCCCGAAATCGGTGTTGCTTCTACCAAGGCCTACACTTCTCAATTCATTGCTATGATTATGTTTGCTCTCTCCTTGAGTGAAGATCGTTCCTCAAAACAGAAGAGACGCGAGGATATCATGGATGGGCTTGGAAAGATCTCAGGACAAATCAAGGAGGTCTTGGAGCTCGACCAACCAATCAAGGAGCTTTGTGCCAGAACATTCAAGGATCAAAAGAGTTTGTTGCTTTTGGGTAGAGGTAGCCAATATTCTACCGCTTTGGAGGGTGCCCTCAAGATCAAGGAAATTTCTTACCTCCATTGCGAGGCTGTCATGTCTGGTGAACTTAAGCACGGTGTTTTGGCATTGGTTGATGAGAATTTGCCAATCATCATGATTCTTACTCGTGATGAGATTTTTGCTAAGTCTCTTAACGCTTATCAGCAAGGTATGCTTGCactctcaaattctttttaactAAACAACCAACGCTAATTTTTATAGTCATTGCTCGTTCTGGCAAGCCGATTGTTATCTGCAACCCCGGAGATGAGGAATTCCAGACCAGTCAAGCcgagaagattgagattccAGCTACAATTGACTGTTTACAAGGTCTCCTCAACGTTCTCCCACTCCAACTTATTTCCTACCACTTGGCTGTTGCCGGTGGTCTCAACGTCGATTTCCCAAGAAACTTGGCCAAGTCAGTCACCGTCGAGTAAATAGGTTTCCGGTATGGCGTAGCTATAAAAGGCTACTAAGCCCCATCGCTTTGGTATTCTGCTGGACTCGGATGCATTgaaaggaaatggaagaaaaggatgGGCAAGAAGTCTAGCTACACATTCAAGTGTTGtgcttctttatttttttgcgTAGATGTGAGGCTTAGCGAATTGTGGGCACTAAAAACTCGGTTTGGGATCTTTTGATGGAGGGGTGGTATGTGCTTCCATAGTTAGCTGCTATTGTGATGAATGCAATGCACTCTCTTTAGATATCTACTTCTGCGGAAGCGCGGTTGCAATTTGCGTAGGGAAGTCAATGGCCAGACAAGCTCTCTTTTTTGATAgacaatgaaatgaaatacaTTGTTAAAATATATTGCTTTTTGGTGCTACACGATATGATGCGTGTTACGACAGTCTGGAGCATTCAGCATAGATTGCAGGGTGTCTGCCATATGCCACAAcctttataatttgaaaatgtgCAAAACACAAAGGAATGAGTTTCATAGAATTCCGAACCAATGAACAGCTTTAAAGGTATATTAACAATATCTATTTCTGACTAGTAGGTATGATACGTGATGCCCCCAATCAAACTTCGACTTCCCCGCTGCCACAATGTGGACAGCTCcaacatgcatgcatgtcATTCCATAATCATTAAACGGGTATGAGAGCATCAAAAACGACTTTTCGCCCGCGTGCCCAGCAGTTTCTCCTACCTTACCTCACCCAACGTATGTacaagcagaagaagaattcaGTCAGAAAAAGGCGGAAAGGTTTAAAGAAAAGCATAATACAAGGGTGAAACTATGCAGGGAAAGGTTAATCCCATCCTCAACAAAATCGCTTAGCcagaattcattatttgCCATTCTTCTTTGGCGTCTTGGATTTTGGTGTCTCCGGCTTTGATGCCTTGGATTTTGGGGTTTTTGATTCTGGCGCCTTCACCTCGTCGGATTTAACGGGAGATTTGGCTTTTGCATCCAAGTCCTCTGGATAGATGCTACCTTCGGCGTTGTCGAAGAGAGTTTGGTCGCCCTTGCCACCCATCTCAATGAATTCATTTGGATCCCGTTGAGCTGCTGGgacttcttcattcttgttTCCATTTTGCATCGTGTCTTGTTGAGTTGAGGGCTGGTTGATACAATTAGACTTAGCATTGGGATTTTTGATGTATACCTTAACAGGGTTTTTGTCGGAGTTGATGTGAATGATCTTGGAAACCTTAACCTCGTTGATGTCGCTGAGTAGTGTTCTTTCTCTTACGATCTTACGCTTGCTAAAGTCGAGACCAGCAAGTCCGCCGACTAGACCGTCTGTGCTATCATGAACATTGAGAGTCTTCTGAGTCATCCATGAATGCGCCAAGCACTCATCAACGGTATAACGCTGCTCCGGGTCGACTGTCAGCATATGATCAATGAGATCCAATGCTGGATCACCAATACTGTCCCAGTATGGAGAAGGATAGTCAAATCTACCGAGCTTGATCTGGGCTTTGAGGTCGTAAGGATTGTCCCTGGAATACAATTCATCGGAAAAGGGTGGGAATCCACAGAGGCATATGTATAGAACGACTCCTAATGACCAAATATCAACTGCACGAGTGTATTTTCGATGGTGGCTGTCTTGCAGGATTTCCGGGGCTACGTAGCTTGGAGTACCACAAAGCGTTGTCGTAAAAGACGCTTCTCCAATAATTTTTGAGAGACCAAAGTCTGCAAGTTTTACATGCAAGTCTTCATCTGtcatcaaaatattttctgGTTTGATATCCCTATGTACGATACCACGTTCATGCTATTATTGATTAGTTAGCTAGAATCGACGGAAAGTTATCAAGACAAGCGCTCACCAAGTACTTCAAGccttcaaacaattgaacGAAAACCtttcttgtttcttgttCTGTAAGTTTGCCCTTTTTGACAATCCAGTTAAATAACTCTCCTTCCGCTGCGAGCTCTAGGACGAGGTAAGTTCCGCCAGGTTCATCAAAAGTATCTTTCAAGCATAGAATGTTCGGATGACTGACGCCCATTAGTATTGCAATTTCTTGCTGCAAGCCTTCaattctttgtttttctcCGAGGCCGGGATTCCTTGTAAAGACTTTGACTGCGAAACGTTGACCTGTAGCCTTTTCGACGCATAAGTAAACAGTTGCATAATGTCCTGACCCAAGTTTTTCTAGTAGTAGGTATTTCTGCAAGAATTTGCTGGTTTCGCGCAGCTTTGGGTATCGAAAGACAAATCTGACATCATCCACTACTTCtatttcatctccatcttcgagTTGGCGACGTTTGTTTCGTCCAATGATACTCTCTTTGATGAAGGTGCCATTGCTTGACAGATCCTCGACGAATGCAACGTTTAGACCTGCTTGATTTTCGGTGAAAATGAGACAATGTCTATTGGAGACCCTGATATCATCGATGTTGAGATCTAGAAAGATCGTTAGTACCACACTTTTGTGTCAGATTGTCTGGGTGTCACTTACCACACTCTGGATGTCGTCCGATCAAGTATCCTCCAGAAGCAATGCCTTTAAATTTAGTAGCTTCATAagcctcttcttccttattcaaatctttacCTGCACGAGGGTTTCCAAGATCACTGTCCTTATCTGGCAAAGGACAAgcatttcttctcctcaagACAAGACGTCTTCCATACTTGTAGTTGAGAGGCATCAAGTATCCCCAAAcaccttcctcttcctcatcttcgacCTGGCTTGACAACGTAGTTGCGTCTCGTTGTGATTGGCTCAATTCTTGAGTTTTTGCTTGGGAATATCGAACAGGAGATGACAAAGCTTGTGAATCCTTATGGAAACGTTCATTTGGTTCTGGAGTTCGGTGCTGGATCTGGCTTGGTCGACCCTCTGGTGGTGTTGCAGTGACATCTCTAAGATTGTCGCTAGAAGAAGAATCTCGATGGGTAACCGGGGAAGGAAGGTGCTGCTTATTCGAGATTGGAGTATGACCCGGTTGTGAGAGTCTTTCTGAACGGCGCGGCTTCTTGTATGATTCGCTCTCTTCGATCGTTCCTGCCTACATTGAGATTATCTGTTAGCCTTTCCGAATTCGACAACTATAAGGAAGGGATTATTTTCCTACCCTGTCGCGCTTCAAATtgccttttcctctttctgaAGGCATCTTGACACAGATTGAAGGTCGGGCTGATTCTTGATGCGATTTGAGATAGTATATTTCGCAGAAAGTGCACGAGTTGAGAGATTGAAGTGAGCTGAGGTGTTGAGCTTCTGCAGATGTTGCAAATGCGTTAATTCTTAATGAAAGTAACGGTGTACGTAGCAATTCAAACGGATTATCAGTGAGTTTTTCTTTGCGAGGagtatattttcttttgattgggGAGTCggattgactgattgattcattcttttcGATAGGTAATCAGAAGGACTAGGTACTCCAGATCTTCTGTGCCATGCTAGGAATAAGGGCTCGGCCGCTCGGGGTAGAATGAACTAGGGGCCCACCAGCCTTTACTGCCTAGAAACGAGAGAAAAATGTGTCGATCGCATCAATATGTGCACGTAAACCGCAAACCGCAAACCCCGCCAGCTGCAGAGGAGAACATGCGTGAGCATTCACTTGTCATATTACATGCGGTGAATTGGCAGCACCAccacaaaagaaaatgtcCCCCAGGCAGCAATTCCCAcggtacctaggtaggtatctcGGGCACGAAgaggggaaaggagaggTCCGCATGTTGACTGACATTGGCAGTGTTACTGATGGGATTGGTGTCGGTATTCGTAGCCATGATTGGGTCTCTCGTACCATTTCATCCACGAGTACAAAAGAGCATAAACACCACCAAGCTTCGACGCACGGGCAAACGTTATCATCACTATGTATAAAAATCACTTTTTCCCCATGTTGAAGTGGAACTGAGACTAATAATGAATGTGGATATAAGGTAAATGTATGCCATATGGCCAGTGGGGGTGAAGATTTATTAAGCCACGAGTAAGATGTTTTGGGCTGAAATTTGCATCAGTCTAGATTTTGTCTAGTTCTTCGCCCTCACACAtgcaatatcatcaaatatctCGAGAGCCTCAACCCAAATTCTAGTTTGAACCGATTCCCTTCGAGCTGGGATTAGTCAAATACAATATCTCGTGATATATATGCATGCGCGGGTCTTGTGAATACACGAGTAGTGTAAACAATATCAGAAGGGGTCTGCTGGACCATTGTAAAACATAGTCTCTAGGTCTCTTGTCATCTGATGTCGACCAAGGCTCTCTACCCCGGTACCTTATGATGACGGAACCTCGAGTCTTCTAAGTGTCCCAAGGTCTTTGCTTAAATCTATCTCGTACCTCTTCAGTAAAGACTCGAAGTCGTACCTAGTCCTCAAGTCGAAGCTTGAAACGGCTTGTTGTAGTTTTGAATGGATTTTCATCAATAGGCCGTGAATCTcaactttcaaatcttgtCTTTCTCTTGACGCCTTGCGTGTTTGACGAATTAGGCCTACCCTTATCGAGTCCCGCCATGATTCGTTCGGCAGTGCTTTTTTGTCCCTTTCCATTAATGCTACTGGTATTTGAAATCGCGCTGCGAGTTTCGCCCGAGGCTGTTGCAGGTACGAAGTCCAGAGCTTCCCTCTGGCCTCgagctttcttttcctctcgtTCCTTCAAGATTTTTTGTTGGCTTTTCGAGAGTTCCTCTTTGTAAGCATACTCGGGAAATCCGGCCGGATTCCATAGATCCTGAGGAAGGGTTGTTGCGTATTGTTCCGCCTCGTCAATATCCGCAAAGTCCATGAGCTTCTGCATCAAACTCGGATTTTTGAGCGCCGCTGACTTTGCAAGCTTTTCATTGAAATGTGTCCCCTGCTTTTTGAGGTCGAGGAAATGCTTAAATTTCGCGTTCGTGCTGGTAACTGGTGAACCTGGAGGTGAAGGGGGAATATCGTAATTAGGGACAGTCGGGAGGGTGAGATCTCGTAACAAAGCTCGGTTCGCGGAGTATGGTGACTGTGGTTCTCCATCGCGTTCCCCGTTCATGAGATCCTCTACTTCTGAGAAGTCCGTCGCCTCGACTGGTCCCAGTTGAGGACCAACGAGTGGAGCGTTTGGTTTTGGATTGCTTGGTAGTTCAATAGTCTGTGGATCTTCTGTAGGCGGAAACCCTCTCGCATGTGGCTGCACATCTTTCAAGCAGTCAGAAGTGCTGTAAGTCTAACTTCTACCGTAAGGTTCGCGTACCTTTTGCTGTGCCATTTGCAGTAGAATTGTTGGATATTAAATCGCCAGAAGTCTATAGCCTATGATGTCAGCGACTTCTATAATGTCAATTGCATTGAACAGATACTCAGCTTACGTTTGAAGAGCTCTGCGGCTTGTCAATCTGAAGAGAGTCCTCCTCGTCGCTGCTTCCATAATCTACTAAACCTGCCATAATGGTTGTATTGCGAGTGGTTTCGATAAGGAAGGATCATTTACATGTACCGGCACACAAGTGATAAAAAGTGCCAGTGCTAGCTTTCCGCGTTCCAGATTGGTTCCCGGGGCTTATTTTCCGACATTTGGCCTCAGGTTGCAGAAGGCGCGTCCCGAGCTCTGCCTGGAACAACGAGAGCTCCTCAAGCTCCAAcactatcaatcaataacTTTACCCCCATGAACATTTGAAGATACCACACAATACCTTAACAACCCTTCCAATCCCAATAACCCTTCAAACATCATGAATCACCTTCCACAAGCTTGGGGCCGTGTAAGTACAAATATACTCCCAATATGAGTGAGATATGTCCAGGTTACTGACGTTCAAATAGCCTAGAGATGATGTTTATGGCGCCTATGATGcttcatatcttcaacaaaacGGACCAAATCAACACACTCAATCGCCCATCGTCACTGGTACATCGGTTGTGGCGTTAAAGTTTAAAGACGGTGTCGTAATCGCAGCAGATAACTTGGGTATAGCCTATAACTATACGCTTCAAATGCATCTCACTAACAATTCCAATAGCATCATATGGTTCTCTCGCACGATTCACAGACGTAAAACGTCTTCGAAAGTTCGCAGATACATCCgttgttggatttggtggcGACGTATCAGATATGCAATACTTGGATCGACTTCTCCAGTCCCTCGATACCGAAGAAGCATACGGCGCATCAGGTCACACCCTCAATGCTCATAACCTCCACAAATACCTCTCGAAAGTCCTTTACAAGCGTCGATCCGACTTCAATCCTCTATGGAACACCTTACTGGTTGCAGGATTGGATGAACATGATAAACCTTTCTTGGCGAGCGCCGATTTATTGGGAACCacattctcttctccaagTTTGGCTACTGGATTCGGTGCACATTTGGCCCAGCCGTTGTTAAGAAAGGTTGCACCAGATGAGGAGGCTGCTGCAAAGTTGACCAAAGAAGCGGCTTTAGAGGCAGTTAAAGAGAGCATGAAGGTCTTGTTTTACAGAGACGCTAGGAGTATGGACAAGTATTCGATTGCGGTTATTACAAAGGAAGGTATCGATTTGAAGGAGAAcgaggaattggagaaacAAAGTTGGGCTTTTGGTAAGATTTCAAGTATCAAACACTCCGTGATGGTATGCTAACAGTCAAATAGCTGAACAAATTCGGGGATACGGGACCCAGGTCAACTAAATGGATGATTTTAATATACCTTGCGCTGTAAACTAGacaatgatgaaatgaagCATATCAAGTTTTGAGGTTCCTTGCCTCGTGGGTTAACAAacaccatccatctcatccccaaTCTATTTCCTCGGTCgtttgaatgtttttttgatttgtgtCGTTTCTGTAGGTGCAAGATATTGTGTcagattttgaaagtttaagAAATCGGTTCTTGCCATGTTTTTGTGGAATTTTAAGAGTAGGATCTCCGAATACGCTGTTgatatacctaggtaggtacattCAACTACCTCTTCCGGCCTTTTATGTCGGAATGAATGATGGAGCGAAGTTGGTTTAGTGAAGTTCATACGTCAACACTAATGAAGGGGTGATCTACCACAAAGAAGGGATGTAATTGCAGCATTTCTACTCCTTACGTTGCGTTCACACATATCTAGTCAGTAATCACCTAAACTTTTCGAATACTAATAGGCTATCGTTGTCTACATAGATAGGTAGCTGTTTCCGAGAATAGCGATTTCACGTTATCCAAGCAGTTAAGTTATAACATGTGCATGTCCTAGCCCCACTTATTAGCTTCGATACTCCATGAATGTCACCCCTACACTTTCATTGGTCAAAGCTATCCTCGCCAAAAGTGTAGGGAGAAACCGAAGCAAGAGACTATACTTCCTActttcttatataaaatatGAGGTTCTTACGTTCAGCTGTTTGCTTTTCTTTAAAGATTTTACTACTCTTCAACTTTCTTGATTACTATACTTCGAAAAAGAAGTTCTGTtctcaatataaaaaatcttcAAAGTGTTTAGTCGAGCAAAAGCCTATTCAATATGACTAAAGTCCTTGCCTCCGAAGATATCGTCTCTCCAGAATCTACCAACCAGTTCCCAAGATCTTCCTCGGATGTCCCATCTCACTCTATAGATATTGAGAAGAACTCCCACCTCCAAGATCCATCTGAACCTCAAAATGGTTTCCAGACAGATCACCAAAAGACTTCCCTTTTTAAAAGTTTGGGATGGCTTGATCGGCTCCTAGCTTTATGGATCTTCCTCGCTATGGCCATTGGTATCTTGCTGGGAAACTTTGTGCCTAATGTCGGGACTGCATTGCAAAAGGGAGAGTTTGTGGGTGTTAGTGTGCCGATTGGTTCGTActtattttcttcctttctggTCTAGAGTGAAGTGTCACAACAGAGGATGTCGACTTGAGCATCTAATGTAGAGGAAAGGTTAAGACGTATTAATTGGTCTCCGCGCTAATacaataatgataatatagCTGTGTGTTTGTTGGCAATGATGTATCCCATTCTTTGCAAGGTCAAATTCGAAACCCTGCATCTTGTCTTTCAGAAGAAGGATATTTGGGTTCAGATCGGATTTAGTTTGGTCGTTAATTGGATTGTTGCACCGTTGTTGATGGTACTTGGACCTCTCCCATCTATCTTTCACTCTATTACAGGACGCTAACCAAGACtcacatatatatagttgGCTCTAGCATGGGCCTTCCTCCCCGACAAAGAAGAGCTTCGATCCGGTCTGATACTTGTGGGAATAGCTCGCTGTATTGCCATGGTATTTTACCTTCCTCTTACTTCATCTTTACAAAATAGTCGACTAATGCCTCTCAGGTGTTAATATGGACCGGCCTAGCCGGCGGCTCAACTTCCTACTGCGCTATCCTCGTGGCCATAAACAGTCTATTGCAAATGGTTCTCTTCGCTCCCCTCTCCGTGCTTTTCATCTCCGTCATATCCGGCGCCGAAGGTCCTGCCGAATTCTCCTACTCAACCATCGCCTCCAGCGTAGCAGTCTTCCTCGGAATTCCTCTCGCAGCCGCTATCCTCACACGTTTTCTCCTCCGCCGCCTCACATCTCCCTCCTGGTACGACACTGTATTCCTCAAATACCTCTCGCCCCTCTCTCTGCTAGGTCTCCTAGCCACTATCTTGATCCTTTTCGCAAGTCAGGGTCAACATGTTATCCAGCAGATCGTTTCGGTCGTACGAGTTGCAGCTCCTCTAGTCGTCTATTTTGCGattatcttcttcttgactTTATTTGTGTGTGCCAGAATGGGTTTCGGATACAAGGTTGCCACGACGCAGAGTTTCACAGCGGCAAGCAATAATTTCGAGTTGGCCATTGCTGTGGCGGTTGCGACATATGGTGCGGATAGTGAACAGGCGTTGGCTGCTACGGTTGGTCCGTGTATGTATTATGGATATGCCTTATTAGGAATATCTTTACTGACATTTTTCTATAGTGATTGAGGTGCCAGTATTGCTGGGGTTGGTATATGTGGTAAGGtggattggagagagaaggggATGGAAAGATTAGAGTCTGGGGTGGAGTAGACGTTGGATGTACGCGTAGAGAATCCAATTAAGAACATCACTTGCATTATTTGGTGGGTTCAGGGGTTTATAAGAGACGTATTAGAAGGATTGTATACCGGACCTCAAACCTTCCAAAGAATAATTCATAATTCATGATCAAACTATAGATGTAATCCTGCATATATAGCTCCTGGTAATTCTCAAGCATTGGGGATACTAGCCAAGTTACATCTCAgataattattttcaatcttcctACATGCAATACATATTGTTAGATAATTATATGTACACATTATGACCACCATCATATAGCAACACGCCAAGCAACACACCCGGTAACTCCAACGCTGAGCAATTCATAGCAGATCCCAAAAAGGgaggatgtatgtatgataaTGGCACACTGCAGCTTTATTCATCGCTATCGTCACTATCCACAATTCTCCGCTTGGCTCCTCTCCCCCTTACATCGCCATCCCTCTTCCTCGTAAACATGTTCGGCGTCGCTTTCTTCCCACTACTTAATACACTACTAGATGGAAAATCTACAGTTTTTTTAGTGGTAGTATCACCTCTGACGAGATCTTCAATGGTAGGTAAGTCATCATCGCTACTTTCTTGCGTCATCGTAGGTATCGATCTTTGAGAAGACAGGTTCTTAGCCTTATCTCTCTCCACTGCCCTTCCCAACAATCcgcctcttcctctccgcTTTTGTctctcatccccatcccatctctccatctgtGGTGGGCTTGACGAAAAGCTGGACGTCCCTGTAAGAGTC is part of the Botrytis cinerea B05.10 chromosome 1, complete sequence genome and harbors:
- the Bcarr3 gene encoding Bcarr3; the protein is MTKVLASEDIVSPESTNQFPRSSSDVPSHSIDIEKNSHLQDPSEPQNGFQTDHQKTSLFKSLGWLDRLLALWIFLAMAIGILLGNFVPNVGTALQKGEFVGVSVPIAVCLLAMMYPILCKVKFETLHLVFQKKDIWVQIGFSLVVNWIVAPLLMLALAWAFLPDKEELRSGLILVGIARCIAMVLIWTGLAGGSTSYCAILVAINSLLQMVLFAPLSVLFISVISGAEGPAEFSYSTIASSVAVFLGIPLAAAILTRFLLRRLTSPSWYDTVFLKYLSPLSLLGLLATILILFASQGQHVIQQIVSVVRVAAPLVVYFAIIFFLTLFVCARMGFGYKVATTQSFTAASNNFELAIAVAVATYGADSEQALAATVGPLIEVPVLLGLVYVVRWIGERRGWKD
- the Bcpre4 gene encoding Bcpre4, with the protein product MNHLPQAWGRPRDDVYGAYDASYLQQNGPNQHTQSPIVTGTSVVALKFKDGVVIAADNLASYGSLARFTDVKRLRKFADTSVVGFGGDVSDMQYLDRLLQSLDTEEAYGASGHTLNAHNLHKYLSKVLYKRRSDFNPLWNTLLVAGLDEHDKPFLASADLLGTTFSSPSLATGFGAHLAQPLLRKVAPDEEAAAKLTKEAALEAVKESMKVLFYRDARSMDKYSIAVITKEGIDLKENEELEKQSWAFAEQIRGYGTQVN